The Candidatus Accumulibacter similis genome has a segment encoding these proteins:
- the rapZ gene encoding RNase adapter RapZ has translation MHLVLISGLSGSGKSIALKVLEDADYYCVDNLPAQLLQPLVGQMDLQGYDKVGVVIDIRGGNSVATLPLQLDALRQQDLELQFLFLDAQDATLIKRYSETRRRHPLASDQLTLTEAIAAERGRLAGLSALGHHIDTSGVKPAALREWVRQFVKSTLASDPCRGLTLLFESFGFKNGIPLDADLVFDVRCLPNPHYDPNLRLLTGRDAAVVDFLEAEADVLRMRSDIARFVRAWLPAYVQDSRNYLTVAIGCTGGQHRSVYFAEWLGREFHDCARVLVRHRELAAPNPVPGSNP, from the coding sequence ATGCATCTCGTTCTGATTAGCGGCCTGTCCGGTTCCGGAAAATCGATCGCCCTCAAGGTACTCGAGGACGCGGACTACTATTGCGTCGACAACCTGCCCGCCCAGTTGTTGCAGCCGCTGGTCGGGCAAATGGATCTGCAGGGCTACGACAAGGTAGGCGTCGTCATCGACATCCGCGGCGGCAACAGCGTGGCGACGTTGCCGCTGCAACTCGACGCCCTGCGCCAACAGGATCTCGAACTGCAGTTCCTGTTCCTCGATGCGCAGGACGCAACCCTGATCAAGCGCTATTCGGAGACCCGCCGCCGGCATCCTCTTGCCAGCGACCAGTTGACGTTGACTGAAGCCATCGCGGCCGAGCGCGGCCGCTTGGCCGGCCTCTCGGCATTGGGCCACCACATCGACACAAGCGGGGTGAAGCCCGCCGCACTGCGCGAATGGGTGCGGCAGTTCGTCAAGAGCACCCTTGCCAGCGACCCCTGCCGCGGACTGACGTTGCTCTTCGAATCCTTCGGCTTCAAGAACGGCATTCCGCTCGACGCCGACTTGGTCTTCGACGTCCGCTGCCTGCCGAATCCGCATTACGACCCCAACCTGCGACTATTGACCGGTCGTGACGCGGCGGTGGTCGACTTTCTCGAAGCCGAAGCCGACGTACTGCGCATGCGCTCGGACATTGCCCGCTTCGTCCGCGCCTGGCTGCCGGCATACGTTCAGGACAGTCGCAACTACCTGACTGTTGCCATCGGTTGCACCGGTGGTCAGCATCGGTCGGTGTATTTCGCCGAATGGTTGGGGCGCGAGTTCCACGACTGCGCGCGTGTACTCGTCCGGCACCGCGAGCTGGCAGCGCCGAACCCGGTGCCCGGCAGCAATCCGTGA
- a CDS encoding amidohydrolase — protein sequence MSTLSIPFVEELAALRRDIHAHPELAFGEFRTADLVARELERYGLEVDRGLAGTGVVGILRKGSSSRGIGLRADMDALPLHEKNDFPHRSRNPGQMHACGHDGHTAILLGAARYMAAQRDELEIDGCVYFIFQPAEESEGGAAVMIGDGLFDRFPMAGVFGLHNWPGLPVGQMAVMPGPVMAGTCAFEIAVRGHGCHAAMPHQGVDTLVVASQLVLALQTVVARNVHPCESAVVSVTQIHGGEAWNIIPDDAILRGTIRSFKADVQELVERAIERLCSGVASAFGAQISVRFDHRYPPTVNTAAESELCRRVATRLLGAANVRTGELPSMGAEDFAYMLREKPGCYVWLGNGPGTGGCTLHNPHYDFNDELLPLGVSYWVRLVESVLGGVPADGGS from the coding sequence ATGAGCACTCTCAGCATTCCCTTTGTCGAAGAACTCGCGGCGCTGCGTCGCGACATCCATGCTCACCCGGAACTCGCTTTCGGCGAGTTCCGGACCGCTGATCTCGTGGCACGTGAATTGGAGCGCTACGGCCTCGAGGTCGATCGTGGCTTGGCGGGTACGGGCGTCGTCGGTATCCTGCGCAAGGGCAGCAGCAGTCGTGGCATCGGACTTCGCGCCGACATGGATGCCCTGCCACTGCACGAGAAGAACGACTTTCCGCATCGCTCGCGCAATCCCGGGCAGATGCACGCCTGCGGTCACGACGGCCACACCGCGATTCTCCTCGGCGCGGCGCGCTACATGGCTGCGCAGCGGGATGAACTGGAGATCGACGGCTGCGTATACTTCATCTTCCAGCCAGCCGAGGAGTCCGAGGGTGGTGCCGCGGTCATGATCGGTGATGGCCTGTTCGACCGGTTTCCGATGGCGGGCGTGTTTGGCCTCCACAACTGGCCAGGATTGCCGGTGGGCCAGATGGCGGTGATGCCTGGGCCGGTCATGGCCGGTACCTGTGCCTTCGAGATCGCGGTGCGTGGGCACGGCTGCCATGCCGCGATGCCGCACCAGGGAGTCGACACCTTGGTCGTCGCGAGTCAGCTGGTGCTCGCGCTGCAGACGGTTGTTGCCCGCAACGTGCATCCCTGCGAGTCGGCAGTGGTCAGCGTCACGCAGATTCACGGCGGTGAAGCCTGGAACATCATCCCGGACGATGCCATCCTGCGCGGAACGATTCGCAGCTTCAAGGCAGACGTCCAGGAACTCGTTGAGCGTGCCATCGAGCGGCTCTGCAGTGGCGTCGCGAGCGCCTTCGGCGCGCAGATCTCGGTTCGCTTCGACCACCGCTATCCGCCAACCGTCAACACTGCGGCGGAGAGCGAACTCTGCCGCCGCGTTGCGACGCGGCTGCTTGGCGCCGCGAATGTACGTACCGGCGAGCTGCCGTCGATGGGTGCGGAAGACTTCGCCTACATGCTGCGCGAGAAGCCGGGGTGCTACGTCTGGCTGGGCAACGGTCCGGGTACGGGTGGCTGTACGCTGCACAATCCGCACTATGACTTCAACGACGAACTCCTGCCGCTGGGCGTTAGCTACTGGGTGCGGTTGGTCGAGAGCGTCCTCGGGGGTGTGCCGGCAGACGGCGGGTCGTGA
- a CDS encoding phosphoribulokinase — MSIKNPVIAITGSSGAGTTSVTRSFQHIFRREQLNAAIIEGDSFHRYDRQGMRDQMAERALAGDHHFSHFGPEANLLSELEGLFREYGETGRGKNRHYVHDDDEAVRYGSPPGTFTDWSELPADTDLLFYEGLHGAAMTDTVDIGRYVDLCIGVVPIINLEWIQKLHRDKAQRGYSTEAVMDTILRRMPDYINYICPQFSRTHVNFQRVPTVDTSNPFIAQDIPTQDESMLVIRFANPRGIDFSYLLSMLHDSFMSRPNIIVCPGGKMGLAMQIIFTPMILQLLDRKRRQR, encoded by the coding sequence ATGTCGATCAAGAATCCAGTCATCGCCATCACCGGTTCGTCGGGCGCTGGGACGACGTCGGTCACACGTTCCTTTCAGCACATCTTCAGGCGCGAACAACTCAACGCCGCGATCATCGAAGGCGACAGCTTCCATCGTTACGATCGGCAGGGAATGCGCGACCAGATGGCCGAGCGCGCTCTTGCCGGCGACCATCATTTCAGCCATTTCGGCCCCGAGGCCAACCTCTTGAGTGAACTCGAGGGGTTGTTCCGCGAATATGGCGAGACGGGTCGCGGCAAGAACCGCCATTATGTTCACGATGACGACGAGGCAGTGCGCTATGGTTCGCCACCAGGAACCTTCACCGACTGGTCGGAGTTGCCTGCCGATACCGATCTGCTTTTCTACGAAGGGCTGCATGGTGCAGCCATGACCGACACCGTCGACATCGGCCGCTACGTCGATCTCTGTATCGGCGTCGTGCCGATCATCAACCTCGAGTGGATCCAGAAGCTGCATCGCGACAAGGCGCAGCGCGGCTACTCGACGGAAGCGGTGATGGACACGATCCTGCGCCGGATGCCGGACTACATCAATTACATCTGCCCGCAGTTCTCGCGCACGCACGTCAATTTTCAGCGGGTGCCGACGGTGGATACCTCGAATCCCTTCATCGCCCAGGACATTCCGACGCAGGATGAAAGCATGCTGGTGATCCGCTTTGCCAACCCCCGGGGGATCGACTTCTCCTACCTGTTGAGCATGTTGCACGACTCGTTCATGTCACGGCCGAACATCATCGTCTGCCCTGGCGGGAAGATGGGGCTGGCGATGCAGATCATCTTCACGCCGATGATCCTGCAGCTGCTGGACCGCAAGCGCCGGCAGCGCTGA
- a CDS encoding response regulator transcription factor yields the protein MRILLAEDDRIIADGLCRSLRLGGYAIDCADNGVDAETALLTNTYDLLILDLGLPKLPGLEVLRRLRARKSNTPVLILTALDATDDRVKGLDLGADDYMAKPFELAELEARVRALSRRSSGTTRIIECGTLTFDQTDRCALVNGERLDLSARELGILEILLTRANRLVSKDHLVDHLCGWGEEVSHNAIEVYVHRLRRKLESTGVNITTVRGLGYYLEKPADERKP from the coding sequence ATGCGGATCTTGCTCGCCGAAGACGACAGGATCATCGCCGATGGTCTCTGCCGTTCCCTGCGCCTCGGCGGTTATGCGATCGATTGCGCCGACAATGGCGTCGACGCGGAAACGGCGCTGTTGACCAATACGTACGATCTCCTGATCCTCGACCTTGGCCTGCCGAAGCTGCCGGGCCTGGAGGTGCTGCGGCGCCTGCGGGCACGAAAGTCGAATACGCCGGTGTTGATCCTGACCGCGCTGGATGCGACCGACGACCGGGTCAAGGGCCTCGATCTCGGTGCCGACGACTACATGGCGAAGCCGTTCGAACTGGCCGAGCTGGAGGCGCGCGTGCGCGCCCTCAGTCGCCGCTCGTCCGGGACGACCAGGATCATCGAGTGCGGCACGCTGACATTCGACCAGACGGACCGCTGTGCGCTGGTCAATGGCGAGAGGCTCGATTTGTCGGCGCGTGAACTCGGTATCCTGGAGATACTGCTGACGCGCGCCAACCGTTTGGTCAGCAAGGACCATCTCGTCGATCACCTGTGCGGCTGGGGCGAAGAAGTGAGCCACAATGCGATCGAGGTCTATGTTCACCGTCTGCGCAGGAAGCTGGAATCGACTGGTGTCAACATCACCACTGTGCGCGGGCTGGGCTACTATCTTGAGAAGCCTGCGGACGAGAGAAAACCCTGA
- a CDS encoding sensor histidine kinase N-terminal domain-containing protein, which translates to MLAPLLFVWPISIALTHYFANNVASYPYDQALREHVAALSRQVAFVDGEARLALPGLAEVFLRADEIDTVYFHLLDGNGRLLGGDPELPTPADPGGLARGEFGEAQLRDDEYRGQPMRIAYLYLPLPGESGDSGERRGVLVEVGETTEKRAQLANKIIASVIVPQFVIIPLAVVLVWFGLSQGLRPLTRLRNRIEARREADLSPISLGRVPEELRPLTEAFNSILARMQQNVSAQRRFIADAAHQMRTPLTGLKTQAQLAMRETDPGQLRHALRQILTGADRASHLVDQLLALARAEASDQAQQALLPLDLDQLLREVVETWVIRALDKRIDLGYEHAGKVLIDGNAFLLREMINNLLDNALRYTPVGGRVTARVAALGDFVVLEIEDNGPGISEDESLKVFDRFYRGEGADVEGSGLGLGIVREIAEVHKAAASLRPRARNPAEGEAAGCVARIVFPAHRPPREPVQEPVQTGFA; encoded by the coding sequence ATGCTGGCGCCGCTGCTGTTCGTCTGGCCGATCAGCATCGCGCTGACGCACTACTTCGCCAACAATGTCGCCAGCTACCCTTACGATCAGGCTCTGCGCGAACATGTGGCGGCTCTCTCGCGGCAGGTTGCCTTTGTCGATGGTGAGGCTCGTCTGGCTTTGCCGGGTCTGGCCGAGGTTTTTCTGCGCGCCGACGAGATCGACACAGTCTACTTTCACTTGCTTGATGGCAACGGCAGGCTGCTGGGGGGCGACCCCGAACTGCCCACCCCAGCGGACCCGGGCGGCTTGGCTCGCGGCGAGTTCGGCGAAGCGCAACTGCGGGACGACGAGTACCGTGGCCAGCCGATGCGGATCGCCTACCTCTATCTGCCGCTGCCGGGAGAGTCTGGAGACTCGGGAGAGCGTCGAGGGGTGCTCGTCGAGGTCGGCGAGACGACCGAGAAACGAGCGCAGCTGGCGAACAAGATCATCGCCAGTGTCATCGTGCCGCAGTTTGTCATCATCCCTCTGGCCGTCGTCCTGGTGTGGTTCGGGCTGTCGCAGGGCCTGCGTCCGTTGACCCGGCTGCGCAACCGCATCGAGGCGCGTCGCGAGGCTGACCTGTCACCGATCTCGCTCGGTCGCGTTCCGGAGGAACTGCGACCGCTTACGGAAGCTTTCAACTCGATACTCGCCCGCATGCAGCAGAACGTCAGTGCCCAGAGGCGCTTCATCGCCGATGCCGCGCACCAGATGCGGACTCCGCTGACCGGGCTGAAGACGCAGGCGCAACTGGCGATGCGTGAGACCGATCCCGGTCAGCTGAGGCACGCCCTGAGACAAATCCTGACGGGCGCCGATCGTGCCTCGCATCTGGTCGACCAGTTGTTGGCGCTGGCCCGGGCCGAGGCCAGCGATCAGGCGCAGCAGGCGCTGCTGCCGCTGGACCTCGATCAGCTGCTGCGCGAGGTCGTTGAAACGTGGGTGATCCGCGCTCTGGACAAGCGCATCGATCTTGGTTACGAGCATGCAGGCAAGGTGCTGATCGACGGCAATGCCTTCCTGCTGCGCGAGATGATCAACAACCTGCTGGACAACGCCCTGCGCTACACACCGGTCGGCGGGCGGGTCACTGCGCGCGTCGCAGCCCTCGGCGATTTCGTGGTACTCGAGATCGAGGACAACGGACCGGGGATTTCGGAGGACGAGTCGCTGAAGGTGTTCGACCGCTTCTACCGCGGCGAGGGAGCGGACGTCGAGGGCAGCGGCCTCGGACTGGGGATCGTTCGCGAGATTGCGGAAGTTCACAAGGCGGCCGCCAGCCTGCGGCCAAGAGCTCGAAACCCTGCCGAGGGGGAGGCGGCCGGCTGTGTCGCGCGCATCGTCTTTCCTGCCCACCGTCCGCCGCGAGAGCCGGTACAGGAGCCGGTGCAGACCGGTTTCGCCTGA
- a CDS encoding NusG domain II-containing protein: protein MAWVALLKRGDWLLIALGLAGVVASFPLAWQAGVADKAIVRRGGELFSELDLRHDRRLDVPGPLGVTTVLVDRRRVRVAADPSPRQYCVRQGWLARPGEIAICAPNQVSVEVQGARRAYDSLAY from the coding sequence ATCGCCTGGGTTGCCCTGCTGAAGCGGGGCGACTGGTTGCTGATCGCGCTGGGTCTGGCAGGTGTGGTCGCATCCTTTCCCTTGGCGTGGCAGGCGGGAGTTGCTGACAAGGCCATCGTCAGGCGTGGGGGCGAGCTGTTTTCCGAACTCGATCTGCGGCACGATCGCCGCCTCGATGTCCCGGGACCGCTGGGCGTGACGACGGTGCTCGTCGACCGCCGTCGCGTGCGGGTTGCCGCCGACCCGAGCCCGCGACAGTATTGCGTCCGCCAGGGCTGGCTGGCCCGTCCGGGAGAGATCGCCATCTGTGCCCCGAATCAGGTCAGCGTCGAGGTCCAGGGAGCGCGCCGGGCTTACGATTCGCTCGCGTACTGA
- a CDS encoding LysR family transcriptional regulator, giving the protein MRNATIRQLQIFSVAASHLSFARAAEKLHLTHAAISLQIKQLEEVSGTLLFERIGKRVFLTEAGEILLAHTRQILQSLKEADEALLALKGLKGGRIAVAVASTAEYFAPGLLAEFRKAQPDVRLRLLIDNRDTVSRLLANNEVDLAIMGRPPADLDAIAVAFAPHPLVIVAGRGHPLLGVPSLTVEDLGGETLIVRESGSGTRSAMEEFFHEHSIRPRIGMEMASNEAIKQAVVAGLGISFISAHTLGLELTAGRLHVLDVEGTPVMRRWHIVRHKSKHLTPALGAFWDFVTEFAPAYLRALA; this is encoded by the coding sequence ATGAGAAACGCCACCATACGCCAGCTCCAGATTTTCTCGGTCGCCGCGAGCCACCTCTCCTTTGCCCGGGCAGCGGAGAAGCTGCATCTGACGCATGCGGCGATCTCGCTGCAGATCAAGCAACTCGAGGAGGTCAGCGGTACGCTGCTGTTCGAGAGGATTGGCAAGCGGGTCTTCCTGACCGAAGCGGGCGAGATTCTGCTCGCCCACACGCGGCAAATCCTGCAGTCATTGAAAGAGGCGGACGAGGCATTGCTGGCACTCAAGGGATTGAAGGGCGGGCGCATTGCGGTAGCTGTCGCCAGCACGGCGGAATACTTCGCTCCCGGCTTGCTGGCCGAGTTCCGCAAGGCGCAGCCGGATGTCCGGCTGCGCCTGCTGATCGACAACCGTGACACGGTCAGTCGCCTGCTGGCCAACAACGAGGTTGATCTGGCGATCATGGGACGCCCGCCGGCGGACCTTGACGCCATCGCCGTCGCGTTTGCCCCACACCCCTTGGTGATCGTCGCCGGCAGGGGTCACCCGCTTCTGGGTGTCCCATCGCTGACGGTCGAGGACCTCGGCGGCGAAACGCTGATCGTCCGCGAGTCCGGCTCGGGAACCCGATCGGCAATGGAAGAGTTCTTTCACGAACACTCGATCAGGCCCCGGATCGGCATGGAAATGGCCAGCAACGAGGCGATCAAGCAAGCTGTCGTGGCTGGCCTGGGAATCAGCTTCATCTCCGCGCATACCCTTGGCCTCGAGCTGACTGCCGGCCGGCTGCATGTTCTTGATGTCGAGGGTACCCCGGTCATGCGCCGCTGGCACATTGTCCGTCACAAGAGCAAACATCTCACTCCAGCTCTCGGAGCATTCTGGGATTTCGTCACCGAGTTCGCCCCCGCTTACCTGCGTGCACTTGCCTGA
- a CDS encoding class 1 fructose-bisphosphatase — protein MLCGRTNVNKFLVEEQRRNPALIGDLSMLISDVVRTCKAIAQGVSRGSLAGVLGDEGSRNVQGEVQKKLDVLANHAFLHHCEWGGHLRAMASEEMEDIHPIPPEHPRGNYLLVFDPLDGSSNIDVNLSVGSIFSVLRCPEPAVEEMPTTAHFLQCGKRQVAAGYALYGPSTMLVLTVGNGTHGFTLDRDIGEFLLTHPDLVISPDTREFAINASNERFWEPPVQRYVAECLQGKTGVRGKDFNMRWVASLVAEVHRILMRGGVFMYPRDSKDMAKPGRLRLLYEANPMAMIVAQAGGQASTGDERILDVQPTSLHQRVPVILGSRNEVERIERYHREHETGEDQPFRSPLFSTRTLFRDD, from the coding sequence ATGTTATGCGGACGAACCAACGTTAACAAGTTTCTCGTTGAAGAGCAGCGGCGCAACCCGGCGCTGATCGGCGACCTGTCGATGCTCATCAGCGATGTCGTGCGTACCTGCAAGGCGATCGCGCAAGGGGTTTCGCGTGGTTCGCTTGCTGGTGTCCTCGGCGACGAGGGAAGCCGGAATGTCCAGGGCGAGGTGCAGAAGAAGCTCGACGTGCTGGCCAACCACGCTTTCCTGCACCATTGTGAATGGGGGGGGCATCTGCGGGCGATGGCATCGGAGGAAATGGAAGATATCCATCCGATCCCCCCGGAACACCCGCGCGGCAACTATCTGTTGGTTTTCGACCCACTCGACGGCTCTTCCAACATCGACGTCAACCTATCGGTGGGCAGCATCTTCTCGGTCCTTCGCTGCCCCGAACCTGCCGTCGAGGAGATGCCGACGACAGCCCACTTCCTGCAGTGTGGCAAACGGCAGGTGGCAGCCGGCTACGCGTTGTACGGCCCGTCAACGATGCTCGTGCTGACTGTCGGCAATGGCACGCACGGTTTCACGCTCGACCGCGACATTGGCGAGTTCCTGCTCACGCATCCCGATCTGGTGATCTCGCCCGATACGCGTGAGTTCGCGATCAACGCTTCCAACGAGCGTTTCTGGGAACCCCCCGTGCAACGCTATGTCGCCGAGTGCCTGCAAGGCAAGACCGGCGTCCGCGGCAAGGATTTCAACATGCGCTGGGTGGCATCGTTGGTTGCCGAGGTCCACCGCATCCTGATGCGCGGCGGCGTCTTCATGTATCCCCGGGACAGCAAGGACATGGCGAAACCCGGCCGTCTGCGCCTGCTGTACGAGGCCAATCCGATGGCGATGATCGTTGCCCAGGCAGGTGGCCAGGCTTCGACGGGCGACGAGAGGATCCTCGATGTGCAGCCGACCAGCCTGCATCAGCGCGTGCCGGTGATTCTCGGTTCGCGCAACGAGGTCGAACGGATCGAGCGCTACCATCGCGAGCATGAAACCGGCGAGGATCAGCCGTTTCGCTCGCCACTCTTCTCGACCCGGACCCTCTTTCGGGACGACTGA
- the tkt gene encoding transketolase gives MPTESRKFRRRCANALRFLAIDAVQLANSGHPGMPMGMADIAEVLWRRHLKHNPANPGWVNRDRFVLSNGHGSMLLYALLHLSGYDLSVSDLQRFRQLHSKTPGHPEFGVTPGVETTTGPLGQGLANAVGMAVAERLLAESFNRPGHQVVDHYTYAFVGDGCLMEGVSHEACSLAGRLSLSKLIVFYDDNDISIDGHVQPWFADDTAKRFEAYGWRVLPHCDGHDVDSIEAAIRVAKTATGRPTLICCKTMIGFGSPNKGGTHDVHGAPLGSVEIANTRRQLEWPYAPFEVPADMRAGWDARVKGEAAEYAWNASLESYRDSFPELAGEFARRMRGDLPADWDAQVDALLDRCCRQAPAVATRKASQDVIEMLAPALPELLGGSADLTGSNLSNWSGTRPANREAAGNYINYGVREFAMTAIANGIALHGGFIPYTATFLVFSDYARNAIRLAALMKQRQLMVYTHDSIGLGEDGPTHQPIEQAASLRLIPGLDVWRPADCVETAVAWVAALERGDGPSCLLLSRQNLPALSRPAQQVEDIRRGGYVLSEAAGGEARLVLLATGSEVSLTLEAQAVLQQRGIPARVVAMPCTERFDRQSPAYRQAVLPPATPILAVEAAHPDLWWKYVGNAGAVIGIDRFGESAPAAALYEFFGITVDAIVARAQDLHWRA, from the coding sequence TTGCCCACCGAATCCCGCAAGTTTCGTCGCCGCTGCGCCAACGCACTGCGCTTCCTCGCCATAGATGCCGTGCAACTGGCGAACTCCGGCCACCCGGGAATGCCAATGGGTATGGCCGATATTGCCGAGGTGCTGTGGCGGCGCCACCTCAAGCACAATCCGGCCAATCCCGGCTGGGTCAACCGTGACCGCTTCGTCCTCTCCAACGGGCACGGCTCGATGTTGCTCTACGCCCTGCTGCATCTCTCTGGCTACGATCTGTCCGTGTCTGATCTGCAACGCTTCCGGCAGTTGCATTCGAAGACTCCCGGACACCCCGAGTTCGGTGTGACGCCCGGCGTCGAAACAACCACCGGGCCGCTCGGGCAGGGCCTGGCCAATGCGGTCGGAATGGCCGTTGCCGAACGGTTGCTGGCGGAGAGCTTCAACCGGCCGGGTCACCAGGTCGTTGACCACTACACCTATGCCTTCGTCGGCGATGGCTGCCTGATGGAAGGCGTATCGCATGAGGCATGTTCGTTGGCCGGGCGCCTGTCGCTGTCGAAACTGATCGTCTTCTACGACGACAACGACATTTCGATCGACGGCCACGTGCAGCCCTGGTTCGCCGACGATACGGCCAAGCGCTTCGAAGCCTACGGCTGGCGGGTGCTGCCCCACTGCGATGGCCACGATGTCGATTCCATCGAAGCCGCGATCCGCGTTGCCAAGACCGCCACCGGGCGACCGACCCTGATCTGCTGCAAGACGATGATCGGTTTTGGCTCGCCCAACAAGGGCGGCACGCACGATGTACATGGCGCGCCGCTGGGTTCCGTCGAGATCGCCAACACCCGACGACAGCTTGAGTGGCCTTATGCTCCGTTCGAGGTTCCGGCCGATATGCGCGCGGGTTGGGATGCGCGCGTCAAGGGTGAGGCTGCGGAATACGCGTGGAATGCGAGCCTCGAGTCCTATCGCGACTCGTTTCCCGAGCTGGCGGGCGAGTTCGCGCGCCGCATGCGCGGGGATCTGCCTGCCGATTGGGATGCGCAGGTGGACGCGTTGCTCGACCGTTGCTGCCGCCAGGCGCCGGCGGTCGCCACACGCAAGGCGTCGCAGGATGTCATAGAGATGCTTGCCCCGGCCCTGCCTGAGCTGCTCGGCGGTTCGGCCGATCTGACCGGTTCGAACCTGAGCAACTGGAGTGGAACCCGACCCGCCAATCGCGAGGCGGCGGGCAACTACATCAACTATGGCGTGCGCGAGTTCGCCATGACGGCAATCGCCAACGGTATCGCGCTGCACGGCGGATTCATCCCGTATACGGCGACCTTCCTCGTCTTCTCGGACTACGCGCGCAACGCCATTCGTCTGGCGGCGCTGATGAAGCAGCGGCAGCTGATGGTCTATACGCACGATTCGATCGGACTTGGCGAGGATGGACCGACACACCAGCCGATCGAGCAAGCGGCGTCGCTGCGGCTGATTCCGGGTCTCGACGTCTGGCGGCCGGCCGATTGCGTCGAGACCGCCGTCGCCTGGGTCGCTGCCCTCGAGCGCGGCGACGGACCGTCGTGCCTGCTGCTGTCGCGACAGAACCTGCCGGCCCTGTCACGTCCTGCGCAGCAGGTAGAGGACATCAGGCGTGGCGGCTATGTGCTGAGCGAAGCAGCGGGCGGTGAGGCACGACTCGTGCTGCTGGCCACGGGCTCGGAGGTCAGCCTGACCCTGGAGGCGCAGGCCGTACTGCAGCAGCGGGGCATTCCGGCCCGCGTCGTCGCGATGCCCTGCACAGAGCGTTTTGACCGGCAGTCGCCAGCCTACCGCCAGGCGGTGCTGCCGCCGGCGACGCCGATACTGGCCGTCGAGGCTGCACATCCCGATCTGTGGTGGAAGTACGTCGGAAATGCTGGCGCGGTGATCGGTATCGACCGCTTCGGCGAATCGGCGCCGGCGGCTGCCCTCTACGAGTTCTTCGGCATTACCGTCGACGCGATTGTTGCGCGTGCGCAGGATCTGCACTGGCGTGCTTGA